The following coding sequences are from one Pseudonocardia sp. EC080619-01 window:
- a CDS encoding 1-acyl-sn-glycerol-3-phosphate acyltransferase, translated as MLYWWSKFVLLGPLMRLFCRPEVRDAERVPANGGAILASNHLAVADSFFLPLMLPRRVTFLAKREYFTEPGLRGWFKKVFFTGVGQVPVDRSGGSAARAAMDTAVRLLGEGKLLGIYPEGTRSPDGKLYKGKTGVARMALEAGVPVIPVAMVGTDRVNPIGSKMWRPRKVKIVIGEPLDFSRYEGMAGDRFIERSMTDEIMYSLMELSGQTYVDLYAASVKEKAASGAPPPAPSRSSGQRPDAHVPDSRAS; from the coding sequence GTGCTGTACTGGTGGTCCAAGTTCGTGCTGCTCGGCCCGTTGATGCGGCTGTTCTGCCGACCCGAGGTCCGGGACGCGGAGCGCGTCCCCGCGAACGGTGGGGCGATCCTCGCCAGCAACCACCTCGCCGTCGCCGACTCGTTCTTCCTGCCGCTGATGCTGCCGCGGCGGGTCACGTTCCTCGCGAAGCGCGAGTACTTCACCGAGCCGGGCCTGCGCGGCTGGTTCAAGAAGGTGTTCTTCACCGGCGTCGGGCAGGTGCCGGTGGACCGCTCCGGCGGGTCCGCGGCCCGGGCGGCGATGGACACCGCGGTGCGGCTGCTCGGTGAGGGGAAGCTGCTCGGGATCTACCCGGAGGGCACCCGCTCGCCCGACGGCAAGCTCTACAAGGGCAAGACCGGCGTGGCCCGGATGGCGCTGGAGGCCGGCGTCCCGGTGATCCCGGTGGCCATGGTCGGCACCGACCGGGTCAACCCGATCGGCTCGAAGATGTGGCGCCCGCGCAAGGTGAAGATCGTGATCGGGGAGCCGCTGGACTTCTCCCGGTACGAGGGCATGGCGGGGGACCGGTTCATCGAGCGGTCGATGACCGACGAGATCATGTACTCGCTGATGGAGCTGTCCGGCCAGACCTACGTGGACCTGTACGCCGCGTCGGTGAAGGAGAAGGCCGCGTCGGGCGCTCCGCCGCCCGCGCCGTCCCGCTCGTCCGGTCAGCGGCCGGACGCCCACGTGCCCGACTCCCGCGCCAGCTGA